In Bombus affinis isolate iyBomAffi1 unplaced genomic scaffold, iyBomAffi1.2 ctg00000068.1, whole genome shotgun sequence, the following proteins share a genomic window:
- the LOC126926964 gene encoding CREB-binding protein-like, which translates to MARERHYEFFSLRRAKFSSMSMLYELHNQGQDKFVYTCNNCKSHVETRYHCTVCDDFDLCISCKEKDGHPHHMEKLGLDLDDGSSPADAKQANPQEARKLSIQRCIQSLVHACQCRDANCRLTSCQKMKRVVTHTKVCKRKTNGGCPICKQLIALCCYHAKHCQETKCLVPFCSNIKHKLKQQQLQQRLQQAQLLRRRMAAMNSRPTGPVGAMQSGQQSSNVTMTTGVAMKPGVSPTNLPSPHQPGIGLKPETQTPPAHVLQVVKQVQEEAARQQVPHGYGKVTPGGGVGAGVGVGGQTGGVMPPPPMQRPMPVQMPNPGGTHLIPMDQWTARYQPSALMQQNPGLRQQTPQQLMQQQQQHQGLPAIAMGGQMPRQAGVLGGPVNQVGPQTQSNMHKHVLQQLMQTLKNPHTPEQQNQILQILKSNPPIMAAFIKQRALALNQQQSGQYGGGVGGPLGPNQPQQQPALQHIMSQQQQQHHHHHHQQQQQQQGRMQIQAMLNQQQQQQQQQQQPVQQQPPQWYKQQMLVLQRHQHPSQQQQHPQQQQQQQQQQQQQFTQPPAPPYGQQRHIRPPLLGYGGFSEQGYGQPGLKPTPPPVPSPQGVMGPPGISVQQQLMQSVRSPPPIRSPQPNPSPRPVPSPRNQPVPSPRSGPVPSPHHHPPHGTPTHSPAHELGGPSEMMLSQLSGGTGAPTGHPGTMPHHPSPVPPPTSGTDSSEVTPMTPQDQLSKFVEGL; encoded by the exons ATGGCTAGAGAAAGACATTATGAATTCTTTTCCTTAAGGCGCGCGAAATTTAGTTCTATGTCTATGCTATACGAATTGCACAATCAAGGTCAAGACAAGTTTGTCTATACTTGCAATAATTGTAAGAGCCATGTAGAAACAAGATATCATTGTACGGTTTGTGAT GATTTTGATCTGTGTATAAGCTGTAAAGAAAAAGACGGTCATCCTCATCATATGGAAAAACTTGGTTTAGATTTGGATGATGGTTCATCGCCGGCCGATGCTAAACAAGCTAATCCacag gagGCGCGTAAACTTTCAATTCAAAGATGTATTCAATCGTTGGTGCACGCGTGCCAATGTAGAGATGCTAACTGTCGTTTAACAAGTTGTCAAAAGATGAAGAGAGTAGTAACGCATACTAAAGTTTGCAAACGAAAAACGAACGGTGGCTGTCCAATCTGTAAACAATTAATAGCGTTGTGCTGTTATCATGCTAAACACTGCCAAGAGACTAAATGTCTTGTTCCATTCTGTTCGAACATCAAACATAAGCTGAAACAACAACAGCTTCAACAGCGGCTACAGCAAGCGCAGTTGTTAAG GAGACGAATGGCTGCAATGAATAGCAGACCCACAGGTCCAGTGGGAGCGATGCAATCCGGACAACAGAGTTCAAATGTTACTATGACCACAGGTGTTGCTATGAAACCAGGTGTCAGTCCTACCAATTTACCTTCGCCACATCAACCTGGAATAGGATTGAAACCTGAAACTCAAACGCCACCTGCTCACGTTCTCCAAGTTGTTAAGCAAGTACAAGAAGAAGCTGCACGGCAACAAGTACCGCATGGTTATGGTAAAGTAACGCCAGGTGGTGGAGTTGGTGCTGGAGTTGGCGTAGGAGGACAAACAGGTGGCGTAATGCCACCACCTCCTATGCAACGTCCAATGCCTGTACAAATGCCAAATCCTGGCGGTACACATCTTATTCCAATGGATCAATGGACAGCAAG GTATCAGCCAAGTGCACTGATGCAACAGAATCCTGGTTTGAGACAGCAAACGCCGCAACAGTTaatgcaacagcagcaacaacatcaAGGGCTGCCAGCAATAGCTATGGGAGGACAGATGCCTAGGCAAGCTGGAGTTCTCGGTGGTCCGGTTAATCAAGTTGGTCCTCAAACTCAAAGCAACATGCACAAGCATGTATTGCAGCAACTTATGCAAACTCTAAAGAATCCCCATACTCCTGAACAACAAAACCAAATACTTCAAATACTCAAAAGCAATCCACCGATTATGGCTGCTTTTATCAAACAACGG gcaCTCGCTCTAAATCAACAACAAAGTGGTCAATACGGTGGAGGAGTGGGCGGACCTTTGGGTCCTAATCAGCCGCAGCAACAACCTGCTCTGCAGCATATAATGtctcagcagcagcagcagcaccaccaccaccaccaccaacaacaacaacaacagcaaggcAGAATGCAAATACAGGCAATGCTAaatcaacagcagcaacaacagcagcaacagcagcaacctgTTCAACAGCAACCACCACAATGGTATAAACAGCAAATGCTAGTATTGCAAAGGCACCAGCACCCgtcgcagcagcaacaacacccgcagcagcagcaacagcagcagcaacaacagcaacaacaattTACACAACCACCAGCACCGCCTTACGGTCAACAGCGACATATAAGGCCGCCCCTTCTCg GTTATGGTGGCTTTAGCGAACAAGGATACGGTCAACCTGGCTTAAAACCAACACCACCTCCGGTACCTTCTCCGCAAGGTGTGATGGGGCCTCCAGGGATTTCTGTACAGCAACAATTAATGCAGTCCGTTCGATCTCCACCGCCAATTCGTTCTCCTCAACCAAATCCTTCCCCACGACCGGTTCCTTCTCCACGTAATCAGCCAGTTCCTTCTCCTCGATCAGGGCCGGTGCCATCGCCTCATCACCATCCACCTCATGGTACACCAACACATTCACCGGCTCATGAACTCGGTGGGCCAAGTGAAATGATGCTTTCGCAGCTGAGTGGTGGAACTGGTGCACCGACTGGTCACCCGGGTACCATGCCACATCATCCATCTCCAGTTCCACCACCCACTAGTGGCACAGACTCGAGTGAAGTGACGCCCATGACGCCACAAGATCAACTTTCAAAATTTGTCGAAGGATTGTAG